In Eucalyptus grandis isolate ANBG69807.140 chromosome 4, ASM1654582v1, whole genome shotgun sequence, the following proteins share a genomic window:
- the LOC104441190 gene encoding putative invertase inhibitor, which yields MATSSALLLFCNLAFVVLLASIAAQSPRIAAADSGLVDKVCKQTPDYKFCSDALNSDPRTPGADQITLARVAFSLANSKASSTQGQITSLLSNSTGPVHQHLEQCQGDYATAGAKIQEALTNLDSETYAGLDVLATKAGDAADDCESAFKGTESPLTESNKVLKGLSEICVAVAHLFS from the coding sequence ATGGCAACATCTTCTGCTCTTCTCCTCTTCTGCAATCTCGCATTCGTCGTCCTTCTCGCATCGATTGCCGCTCAGTCCCCGCGCATCGCAGCCGCTGATTCCGGGCTAGTCGACAAGGTCTGCAAGCAAACGCCCGATTACAAATTTTGCAGCGATGCCCTGAACTCTGATCCGCGCACGCCGGGCGCTGATCAGATCACGCTAGCCCGTGTAGCCTTCAGCTTGGCGAATAGTAAGGCTTCGAGCACCCAGGGCCAGATAACTTCGCTGCTAAGTAACTCGACCGGCCCTGTGCACCAGCACCTTGAGCAATGCCAGGGAGATTACGCGACGGCCGGCGCGAAGATTCAGGAGGCTTTAACTAACTTGGACTCCGAGACCTATGCCGGATTGGACGTCTTGGCAACTAAGGCGGGCGACGCGGCGGACGACTGTGAATCGGCCTTTAAGGGGACGGAATCGCCGCTGACCGAAAGCAACAAGGTTCTTAAGGGGCTTTCAGAGATTTGTGTTGCTGTTGCACATCTATTTTCTTAA
- the LOC104441192 gene encoding snRNA-activating protein complex subunit isoform X2, with protein sequence MMAEEGGGGGGGGGGGSIVAAGAAQEEHSSVSIPRGGPLFVPNFIGPLTRVPEFEACLLRELQKLQKEVSCGSRQECDEDLSVDELKVFSEEELVDMAMKEAFQDQELLDCSEQQPEGQPNARHEDDRGATSQEHPNSENSASQGEASNALQCINGFRSKKTARTSSTKNSKKGTRNEENSQALEHCYMRKVDEIVKIKVKQDEDKEAARLHSFNAVCKIDEGAVPPMERVERLKTLSLTNSAVKVKSSDLQENMPVMYPEIILCVEVYHNVKRWIKTQEFLVLGRQLLTELRDKIYCLTDHIMQKAGKHDSSGYFLIEDFFCNDLRDPTAIDYSEPILEWLRNSKDEALKKWECIQAGELGQKQKDVVGDSAISQLPQFKAVEMQKTRFCDLKFQLGAAYLYCHQGDCKHTIVIRDMRLIHPEDVLSRAAYPIVTFQQKTRAQKCCVCKIYRATKGLEPATSSRNIFCYSVC encoded by the exons ATGATggcggaagaaggaggaggaggaggaggaggaggaggaggaggatcgaTTGTGGCCGCCGGCGCTGCTCAAGAGGAGCACAGCAGCGTCTCCATCCCGCGAGGCGGGCCCCTCTTCGTCCCCAATTTCATCGGCCCCCTCACCCGCGTCCCCGAGTTCGAAGCTTGCCTCCTTCGCGAGCTCCAG AAGCTGCAGAAGGAGGTCTCTTGCGGCTCGCGGCAGGAGTGCGATGAGGATTTATC TGTGGACGAGCTGAAAGTGTTCAGTGAGGAGGAATTGGTAGACATGGCTATGAAGGAGGCGTTTCAA GATCAGGAGCTTCTCGATTGTTCTGAACAGCAGCCAGAAGGCCAACCAAATGCTAG GCATGAAGATGACCgaggagcaacaagccaagagCATCCAAATTCAGAGAACTCAGCCAGCCAAGGAGAAGCCTCAAATGCATTGCAGTGCATTAATGGCTTTCGTTCTAAAAAAACAGCTAGAACTTCAAGCACAAAGAACTCCAAGAAAGGAACAAGAAATGAGGAAAACAGTCAAGCTCTCGAA CATTGTTACATGAGAAAAGTGGATGAAATTGTGaagatcaaagtaaagcaggaTGAAGACAAGGAAGCAGCAAGGCTGCATTCATTCAA TGCCGTCTGTAAGATTGATGAAGGTGCAGTTCCACCTATGGAGAGAGTTGAGAGGTTGAAAACCTTGAGCTTGACAAACTCTGCAGTGAAG GTGAAATCATCAGACCTTCAGGAAAACATGCCTGTGATGTATCCAGAAATTATTCTTTGTGTGGAGGTTTACCATAATGTGAAGAGATGGATCAAG ACACAAGAGTTCTTGGTTCTTGGAAGACAATTATTGACAGAATTAAGGGACAAAATATATTGCTTGACGGACCATATAATGCAGAAAGCTGGAAAGCACGATTCTTCAGGATATTTCCTCATAGAG GATTTCTTTTGCAATGATTTGAGGGACCCCACTGCTATAGATTACAGTGAACCCATCCTTGAGTGGCTTAGGAATTCAAAGGATGAAGCTCTCAAAAAATGGGAGTGCATCCAAGCTGGTGAGTTGGGGCAGAAGCAGAAGGATGTTGTAGGTGACTCGGCAATCTCCCAACTGCCTCAATTCAAAGCCGTGGAGATGCAAAAGACGCGGTTTTGCGATTTGAAATTTCAGCTAGGTGCTGCGTATCTTTATTGTCATCAG GGAGATTGCAAGCACACAATTGTGATTAGAGATATGAGGTTGATTCATCCAGAGGATGTACTTAGCCGAGCGGCTTATCCAATTGTCACATTCCAGCAGAAAACACGTGCACAAAAATGCTGCGTGTGCAAGATCTACAGAGCTACAAAG GGCTTGGAACCTGCTACATCTTCCAGGAACATCTTTTGTTATTCAGTCTGCTAA
- the LOC104441191 gene encoding cell wall / vacuolar inhibitor of fructosidase 2-like — MTSFSSPTRPALPLLLLLISALAAVLLSAGPSSAATELVNQVCGGTGDPRFCAAALYSDPRTPTADAYSLAYVAFGLAYLNATRTGDHISRILSSPSLAHRSPALAGGLQSCRRGYAAAVTKLAAAYNDLNSETFADLAGYAGSAARAAGDCDGAFGGSPYAPLVAGRNRDLRRLCEICAAVSKLFT; from the coding sequence ATGACGTCGTTTTCATCTCCAACACGCCCcgccctccccctcctcctcctcctcatctccGCCCTCGCCGCCGTCCTCCTCTCCGCCGGCCCTTCCTCCGCCGCGACGGAGCTCGTGAATCAGGTCTGCGGCGGCACCGGCGACCCCCGCTTCTGCGCCGCCGCCCTCTACTCCGACCCCCGCACCCCCACCGCCGACGCCTACTCCCTCGCCTACGTCGCCTTCGGCCTCGCCTACCTCAACGCCACCCGCACCGGCGACCACATCTCCCGCATCCTCAGCAGCCCCTCCCTCGCCCACCGCAGCcccgccctcgccggcggcctccAGTCCTGCCGCCGCGGCTACGCCGCCGCCGTCACCAAGCTCGCGGCCGCCTACAACGACCTCAACTCGGAGACCTTTGCCGACCTCGCCGGGTACGCCGGAAGCGCCGCCCGCGCTGCCGGGGACTGCGACGGGGCCTTCGGGGGCAGCCCGTACGCGCCGCTGGTGGCGGGGAGGAACCGGGACCTGAGGCGGCTCTGCGAGATCTGCGCCGCCGTGTCGAAGCTCTTCACGTGA
- the LOC104441192 gene encoding snRNA-activating protein complex subunit isoform X1, whose product MMAEEGGGGGGGGGGGSIVAAGAAQEEHSSVSIPRGGPLFVPNFIGPLTRVPEFEACLLRELQKLQKEVSCGSRQECDEDLSVDELKVFSEEELVDMAMKEAFQDQELLDCSEQQPEGQPNARHEDDRGATSQEHPNSENSASQGEASNALQCINGFRSKKTARTSSTKNSKKGTRNEENSQALEHCYMRKVDEIVKIKVKQDEDKEAARLHSFNAVCKIDEGAVPPMERVERLKTLSLTNSAVKVKSSDLQENMPVMYPEIILCVEVYHNVKRWIKTQEFLVLGRQLLTELRDKIYCLTDHIMQKAGKHDSSGYFLIEDFFCNDLRDPTAIDYSEPILEWLRNSKDEALKKWECIQAGELGQKQKDVVGDSAISQLPQFKAVEMQKTRFCDLKFQLGAAYLYCHQGDCKHTIVIRDMRLIHPEDVLSRAAYPIVTFQQKTRAQKCCVCKIYRATKVTLDDKWAKENPCYFCDNCYFLLHYSKDSSLLYSDFSVYDYHHD is encoded by the exons ATGATggcggaagaaggaggaggaggaggaggaggaggaggaggaggatcgaTTGTGGCCGCCGGCGCTGCTCAAGAGGAGCACAGCAGCGTCTCCATCCCGCGAGGCGGGCCCCTCTTCGTCCCCAATTTCATCGGCCCCCTCACCCGCGTCCCCGAGTTCGAAGCTTGCCTCCTTCGCGAGCTCCAG AAGCTGCAGAAGGAGGTCTCTTGCGGCTCGCGGCAGGAGTGCGATGAGGATTTATC TGTGGACGAGCTGAAAGTGTTCAGTGAGGAGGAATTGGTAGACATGGCTATGAAGGAGGCGTTTCAA GATCAGGAGCTTCTCGATTGTTCTGAACAGCAGCCAGAAGGCCAACCAAATGCTAG GCATGAAGATGACCgaggagcaacaagccaagagCATCCAAATTCAGAGAACTCAGCCAGCCAAGGAGAAGCCTCAAATGCATTGCAGTGCATTAATGGCTTTCGTTCTAAAAAAACAGCTAGAACTTCAAGCACAAAGAACTCCAAGAAAGGAACAAGAAATGAGGAAAACAGTCAAGCTCTCGAA CATTGTTACATGAGAAAAGTGGATGAAATTGTGaagatcaaagtaaagcaggaTGAAGACAAGGAAGCAGCAAGGCTGCATTCATTCAA TGCCGTCTGTAAGATTGATGAAGGTGCAGTTCCACCTATGGAGAGAGTTGAGAGGTTGAAAACCTTGAGCTTGACAAACTCTGCAGTGAAG GTGAAATCATCAGACCTTCAGGAAAACATGCCTGTGATGTATCCAGAAATTATTCTTTGTGTGGAGGTTTACCATAATGTGAAGAGATGGATCAAG ACACAAGAGTTCTTGGTTCTTGGAAGACAATTATTGACAGAATTAAGGGACAAAATATATTGCTTGACGGACCATATAATGCAGAAAGCTGGAAAGCACGATTCTTCAGGATATTTCCTCATAGAG GATTTCTTTTGCAATGATTTGAGGGACCCCACTGCTATAGATTACAGTGAACCCATCCTTGAGTGGCTTAGGAATTCAAAGGATGAAGCTCTCAAAAAATGGGAGTGCATCCAAGCTGGTGAGTTGGGGCAGAAGCAGAAGGATGTTGTAGGTGACTCGGCAATCTCCCAACTGCCTCAATTCAAAGCCGTGGAGATGCAAAAGACGCGGTTTTGCGATTTGAAATTTCAGCTAGGTGCTGCGTATCTTTATTGTCATCAG GGAGATTGCAAGCACACAATTGTGATTAGAGATATGAGGTTGATTCATCCAGAGGATGTACTTAGCCGAGCGGCTTATCCAATTGTCACATTCCAGCAGAAAACACGTGCACAAAAATGCTGCGTGTGCAAGATCTACAGAGCTACAAAGGTAACTCTGGATGATAAATGGGCCAAGGAGAACCCTTGCTATTTTTGTGATAATTGCTATTTCTTGCTTCATTACTCCAAAGACAGCTCTCTGTTGTATAGTGACTTCTCTGTGTATGATTACCACCATGATTAA
- the LOC104441189 gene encoding uncharacterized protein LOC104441189, translated as MNGDGDGDGGDPQLPQEVLMEILKRLPMKLLLRLRCVLPIMAFRHRRPYVRALHYRHSALDPSNWYLVCLDYRDGFQGTCSLVPYDSLTLPFQLGVRTPFDTPIRFVGSCNGLIGVAEFSRNREGQYMHLWNLFTGKHKAVRLYPPRKEPRFLSKEANSEFVGIGFDARSNNYKIVRILHFHVDGRWIDKAVFLNGNLYWVAFKLDDKLDDTGSASEDASLFMFDLVREVFYEMALPEETFQNKNKSASLKVSVAVLNESLTVFIGAEVSEVVEDYDLYYFICSVWVMRESWTKLYTFQNPEVVERFYGWMCDELLMEIPRLCSSRISWNWITGSFKVLPLPGTTDLVPVVENLISPEI; from the exons AtgaacggcgacggcgacggcgacggcggcgacccGCAGCTCCCTCAAGAAGTCTTAATGGAGATCCTGAAGCGACTGCCGATGAAATTGCTCCTCCGATTAAGGTGCGTCTTGCCGATCATGGCGTTCCGCCATCGACGACCCTACGTTCGGGCCCTCCACTATCGCCACTCCGCTCTCGATCCCTCTAACTGGTACCTCGTGTGTCTAGATTACCGCGATGGTTTTCAGGGTACGTGTTCTCTGGTTCCCTACGATTCTCTTACCCTGCCTTTCCAGTTGGGAGTCAGAACCCCTTTCGATACCCCTATCCGTTTCGTCGGTTCGTGCAATGGTTTGATCGGCGTCGCCGAATTTTCCCGAAATCGCGAAGGGCAGTACATGCATCTGTGGAATTTGTTCACCGGAAAGCACAAGGCAGTTCGACTATATCCCCCCCGGAAGGAGCCGCGATTTCTTTCCAAGGAGGCCAATAGCGAGTTTGTAGGGATTGGCTTCGACGCTCGGTCGAATAACTATAAGATTGTGAGGATCCTCCATTTCCATGTCGACGGTCGTTGGATTG ACAAAGCGGTCTTCTTGAATGGGAATCTGTACTGGGTTGCTTTCAAGTTGGATGATAAGTTGGATGATACGGGGTCTGCGAGTGAAGATGCATCATTATTCATGTTTGACCTCGTACGTGAGGTGTTTTATGAAATGGCTCTACCGGAAGAGACTTTTCAGAATAAGAATAAGAGTGCCTCTTTAAAAGTGTCTGTGGCAGTGTTAAATGAGTCGCTGACTGTGTTCATTGGTGCAGAGGTTTCAGAAGTCGTTGAGGATTACGACCTCTATTATTTCATTTGTTCTGTTTGGGTTATGAGAGAATCTTGGACTAAGCTGTATACTTTTCAGAATCCAGAAGTGGTAGAGAGATTTTATGGTTGGATGTGTGATGAGCTTCTTATGGAAATACCTAGACTTTGCAGTAGTCGAATTTCTTGGAATTGGATCACAGGCTCATTCAAAGTGCTTCCATTACCAGGGACAACTGATTTGGTCCCCGTTGTAGAGAATCTCATTTCACCTGAGATATGA
- the LOC104441193 gene encoding E3 ubiquitin-protein ligase WAV3 has protein sequence MGVGEGATSMLRKAARKMVVAACASFSRKQDLVDPPVFGNNISNSSVMSLRKRENFSESVEETESANNVTSKNLCAICLDPLSYSTSSSPGQAIFTAQCSHAFHFTCIASNVRHGSVTCPICRAHWTQLPRNLNSPFSLSCNQTDPILRILDDSIATFRVHRRSFLRSARYDDDDPVEPDHTSSYPHVEFSLMLVPPSHPSYRPCTHPFQQAGEQRSHHPRGITSSHHLSGSSLFLHQLPIPKHFTSPDQTPYMCTSHTRRAYLSVKLMHQPAMDLVLVASPNGPHLRLLKQSMALVVFSLRPIDRLAIVTYSSAAARVFPLRRMTSYGKRTALQVIDRLFYMGQADPIEGLKKGMKILEDRVHKNPQSSILHLSDCPMRSYHSVNVEMSIPIHRFHVGLGFGSSNGFAMHEFEEFLGRLLGGVIRELQLRIGEDGRIIRLGELRSGEEKRILLELCEEEHVYVEYSYAEGGADECIRTGETLVSLEDKGERRDSTDSAVRDMSIGGRNSSVESWDYHDPFMARRWAKHLHGYRM, from the exons ATGGGGGTTGGAGAAGGAGCAACCTCAATGCTGAGGAAAGCTGCGAGGAAGATGGTGGTTGCAGCTTGTGCCTCCTTCTCACGTAAACAAGATCTTGTTGATCCTCCTGTTTTTGGCAACAAT ATCTCGAATTCATCAGTGATGTCTCTCAGAAAACGAGAGAATTTCTCAGAAAGCGTGGAGGAAACAGAATCTGCCAACAATGTCACTTCCAAG AACTTGTGTGCAATATGCCTGGACCCTCTGAGTTACAGCACAAGCAGCAGCCCGGGGCAGGCCATATTCACCGCCCAGTGCTCTCACGCGTTCCACTTCACCTGCATCGCCTCGAATGTCCGGCACGGGAGCGTCACTTGCCCCATCTGCCGTGCCCACTGGACTCAGCTTCCCCGCAATCTCAACTcacctttttccctttcctgcAACCAAACGGATCCCATCCTCCGAATCCTAGATGACTCCATCGCCACCTTCCGCGTCCACCGGCGCTCTTTCTTGCGCTCTGCTCGCTACGACGACGATGACCCGGTAGAGCCTGACCATACATCCAGTTATCCCCACGTAGAGTTCTCTCTCATGCTGGTCCCACCCTCACACCCCAGCTACCGTCCCTGCACACACCCGTTCCAACAAGCTGGTGAACAAAGATCACACCATCCTCGTGGAATCACGTCCTCGCATCACCTGAGCGGCTCATCTTTGTTCCTGCATCAATTACCGATACCGAAACATTTCACGTCTCCAGATCAGACACCTTACATGTGCACCTCGCATACTCGGCGAGCATACCTCTCTGTGAAGCTCATGCACCAACCAGCAATGGATTTGGTCCTTGTGGCAAGTCCCAACGGCCCGCACCTTAGGCTCCTTAAGCAGTCGATGGCATTGGTGGTGTTCTCTCTCAGACCAATCGACCGCTTAGCCATTGTCACCTATTCATCTGCAGCTGCCAGAGTTTTCCCACTGAGGCGAATGACTTCTTACGGAAAGCGAACGGCATTACAAGTCATCGATCGCCTTTTCTACATGGGACAGGCTGATCCAATTGAAGGGCTCAAGAAAGGAATGAAGATACTCGAAGATCGAGTCCACAAGAACCCACAATCATCCATATTGCATCTGTCCGACTGTCCGATGAGGTCCTACCACTCTGTTAATGTGGAAATGTCAATACCCATACACCGGTTTCACGTGGGGCTTGGGTTTGGCTCATCGAATGGGTTCGCCATGCATGAATTCGAGGAGTTCTTGGGAAGGTTGCTGGGCGGTGTTATCAGAGAGCTTCAACTGAGGATTGGAGAGGATGGCAGGATCATAAGGCTCGGAGAGTTGAGAAGCGGTGAAGAGAAAAGGATCTTGTTGGAGTTGTGTGAGGAAGAACATGTGTATGTGGAATATAGCTATGCCGAGGGTGGGGCTGACGAGTGCATTAGGACGGGAGAGACTCTGGTGAGTCTTGAGGacaagggagagagaagagacagtACAGATAGTGCAGTGAGAGATATGAGCATTGGTGGGAGGAATAGTAGTGTGGAGAGTTGGGACTACCATGACCCTTTCATGGCTAGAAGATGGGCCAAACATTTGCACGGTTATAGGATGTGA